A window from Microbacterium ginsengiterrae encodes these proteins:
- a CDS encoding glycosyltransferase family 2 protein: MTAQPRVSVVIPCHDYGRFLDDAVSSALDQQGVDVDVTIVDDASTDDSVARAEAWAARDGRVSVVAHRRNRGHIRTFNEALARATAPYVVKLDADDLLTAGSLRRSADLLEAHPGVVLVSGEVEHFAGDAPSGLSDRVRSWRIQEGGQWIEGRMRRPRNPLSQPEIMMRRAALEQVGGHRGEVPASSDFHLWLRMAAVGDVARINGAVQGLYRVHGANMQATMHAGLLRDLQARRDAIELFLAEEGAALPDAARLREIARTALARDAVRAAFQELEAGRDPQTLVDEAQELDPDIVRTLNWKLLERQRRVGERADGWIAAGHLQRDLAARVRWRMWRRYGI, from the coding sequence ATGACGGCGCAGCCGCGGGTGTCGGTGGTGATCCCCTGTCACGACTACGGTCGGTTCCTCGACGATGCGGTCTCATCCGCCCTCGACCAGCAGGGCGTCGACGTCGACGTGACGATCGTCGACGACGCCTCCACGGACGACTCAGTGGCGAGGGCGGAGGCATGGGCGGCGCGGGATGGCCGGGTCTCCGTCGTCGCACACCGGCGCAACCGGGGCCACATCCGGACGTTCAACGAGGCGCTCGCCCGCGCGACGGCCCCGTACGTGGTGAAGCTCGACGCCGACGACCTGCTCACCGCCGGGTCGCTGCGCCGGTCGGCGGATCTCCTCGAGGCGCACCCCGGCGTCGTCCTCGTCTCCGGTGAGGTGGAGCATTTCGCCGGAGACGCGCCGAGCGGACTGTCCGACCGGGTGCGCTCGTGGCGCATCCAGGAGGGCGGGCAGTGGATCGAGGGGCGCATGCGGCGACCGCGCAATCCGCTGTCGCAGCCCGAGATCATGATGCGCCGCGCGGCCCTGGAGCAGGTCGGCGGTCACCGCGGCGAGGTGCCGGCGTCGAGCGACTTCCACCTGTGGCTGCGCATGGCGGCGGTCGGCGATGTCGCCAGGATCAACGGCGCGGTGCAGGGACTGTACCGCGTGCACGGCGCGAACATGCAGGCCACGATGCACGCCGGTCTCCTGCGCGACCTGCAGGCGCGGCGCGACGCGATCGAGCTGTTCCTCGCCGAGGAGGGGGCCGCGCTGCCGGACGCGGCGCGGCTGCGGGAGATCGCGCGGACGGCGCTCGCGCGGGATGCCGTGCGAGCGGCCTTCCAGGAGCTGGAGGCGGGGCGCGATCCGCAGACGCTCGTGGATGAGGCGCAGGAACTCGACCCTGACATCGTCCGGACTCTCAACTGGAAGCTCCTCGAGCGGCAGCGCCG